TTTTTCTCACGTGTGGCCACTTCAATCGCCAGATCGATCTTAAAGTCCTGAAACCCTTTATAACCAAGGGTACGGCAGAAGCGGATAATCGTCGCTTCACCGGTGCTGGTCTGGGCTGAGAATTCCGCGATAGAAAATTGCGTGACGCTGGCCGGGTTTGCCAGCGTGTAGGCTGCAATACGCTGTGCGGAACGCGTCAGACTATTTTGTAGCGCTCCTAAGCCGTCAAGAATTTTGCCAGGCTTCCAGCGGGGGACAAGTGCAGTCACGGCATTACCTCATTGATCACGAAATCAGTACGGCGTGCATGATCGCACAGTTATTCTGCAGGGTGAAGGATAATGACCGCCGGATGGGGGGGCGATTAACAAAACCCCTGCGCGGCCCACAAGGCGGCGCCGAGCAGTCCGCTATCCTGGCGATGGAAAGCGGGCTGCAGCGGCGTACGGCAGATGGCCGGCAAATGTTGCTGCGCCGCACTGACCCGCGCCAGATAACCGGGCGCCAGACCGACGCTGCCGCCAATCACCACCCGCTGAATATCCAGCGCCATGGTGATATCGGCGATCAGCCGGGCAATGGCGCTGGCCGAGCGGTCAATGATTGCGCTGGCGGGCTGATGCTGCGCGCTGGCCTGCGCGAAAACCTCGGCAGTGGTAAGCGGCTCTGGCCACTGGCAGGTTGCCGCAGCAATGGCGGTGCCGGAAGCGATGCTCTCAACACAGCCATAGCGTCCGCAGCCGCAGAGTGGTCCCTGTAAATCCGCCAGGATATGGCCGATATGGCCGCTCAGGCCGTTATTGCCGGTCTGTAGCGTGCGGTTGAGAATAATACCGCCGCCGACGCCGGTAGATACGGTGATAAACAGCATATTATCCACATCGCTGGTTGGCAGCGCCTGATATTCCGCCCAGGCCGCGGCCTGGGCATCATTCAGCAGGGTGTAAGGCAGTTTGCTGACCTGCTCAATGGTGGTGGCCAGTGGAAAATTGGCAATTCCCCCAAGGTTAGCCGGATTTAACGCGACCAGCTTGCCCTGACGGATAATGCCGGTTGAAGCCACTGCAATCGACGTCGCCCCGGACTGCCAGTCGCGCAGCAGCTGTTGTAAGCTGCGGGCGAACGCCGCCGCGCCGCTCCGGGGGGTGATA
This is a stretch of genomic DNA from Winslowiella toletana. It encodes these proteins:
- a CDS encoding N-acetylmannosamine kinase, giving the protein MGKCLAVDIGGSKIASALVDKNGQLSDRQQIITPRSGAAAFARSLQQLLRDWQSGATSIAVASTGIIRQGKLVALNPANLGGIANFPLATTIEQVSKLPYTLLNDAQAAAWAEYQALPTSDVDNMLFITVSTGVGGGIILNRTLQTGNNGLSGHIGHILADLQGPLCGCGRYGCVESIASGTAIAAATCQWPEPLTTAEVFAQASAQHQPASAIIDRSASAIARLIADITMALDIQRVVIGGSVGLAPGYLARVSAAQQHLPAICRTPLQPAFHRQDSGLLGAALWAAQGFC